In Marinicella rhabdoformis, one genomic interval encodes:
- a CDS encoding CPBP family intramembrane glutamic endopeptidase, with protein sequence MLGNVVILLVSWLLLHFVLKQNLSALGWSPVLLRLKQLFCGFALMVLLCGLVYVVRWWISGTEWQLAEGANWGQWPEVAYWHLRSVLFEELIFRGALLVIAIQFLGARWALLISAAVFGVYHWFSYGILGQWIPMLFVFLGTGLTGWVWAFAFHKSGSLALPIGLHFGWNFISNVFAQGPVAAGVFVSESTKHMSEWGLLLHSVVGMFMAPLLTYVVLRFLFFRDKSVSTKS encoded by the coding sequence ATGTTGGGGAATGTGGTTATTTTGTTGGTTTCTTGGTTGTTGTTGCATTTTGTTTTGAAGCAGAATTTGTCGGCTTTGGGTTGGTCGCCTGTGCTTTTGCGGCTGAAGCAGTTGTTTTGTGGCTTTGCTTTGATGGTGTTGTTGTGTGGTTTGGTTTATGTGGTCAGGTGGTGGATCAGTGGCACGGAGTGGCAGTTGGCTGAAGGGGCGAATTGGGGGCAGTGGCCAGAGGTGGCTTATTGGCATTTGCGTTCGGTGCTGTTTGAGGAATTGATTTTCCGTGGCGCTTTGTTGGTGATTGCGATTCAATTTTTAGGTGCACGTTGGGCTTTGTTGATTTCGGCGGCGGTATTTGGGGTTTACCATTGGTTTTCTTATGGCATTTTGGGGCAATGGATTCCCATGTTGTTTGTCTTTTTGGGAACTGGTTTAACCGGTTGGGTTTGGGCGTTTGCTTTTCATAAAAGTGGTTCTTTGGCTTTGCCTATTGGTTTGCATTTTGGCTGGAACTTTATTTCGAATGTGTTTGCTCAAGGTCCGGTGGCGGCGGGTGTGTTTGTTTCTGAATCGACGAAACACATGAGTGAATGGGGGCTTTTATTACACAGTGTGGTGGGGATGTTTATGGCACCATTATTAACCTATGTTGTTTTGCGGTTTTTATTTTTTCGCGATAAGTCAGTGTCAACTAAATCTTAA
- a CDS encoding TolB family protein, giving the protein MKKNVFLMLAVATMSQAEEAKEGPVIAATPAIPGSEIYLFDINNKGEIPELLNGKNITHSAGYDSQPRFGKKGKMIYYTKFRNGQTDIYQYDIKKDLNQAYMVTPESEYSPTPIPGKKGLSVIQVDAQGDQYLVKLNNKKDQQAERHSDLKPVGYHNWVQNDGLHLWTFVLNTTGGGDLYHQGKNKKVTKIEENIGRSFITDKNHTALYYVDKKTKPWQIKTRKSKKGKATKVMDLIAGSEDFTLDSKGRFWTGQGQNLFVSTNKKHWTLIKQFTDPKQGDISRITTNPKGNQIAVVMQEATGENTTE; this is encoded by the coding sequence ATGAAAAAAAATGTTTTTTTGATGTTGGCAGTGGCCACAATGAGCCAAGCTGAGGAAGCAAAAGAAGGCCCAGTCATTGCTGCTACTCCTGCCATTCCGGGCAGTGAAATTTACTTGTTTGACATCAACAACAAAGGCGAAATCCCTGAGTTATTGAATGGAAAAAACATCACCCACAGTGCGGGTTATGATTCACAGCCGCGTTTTGGTAAAAAAGGCAAAATGATTTACTACACCAAGTTTCGCAATGGCCAAACCGATATTTACCAATACGACATCAAAAAAGACCTCAACCAAGCCTATATGGTCACGCCAGAAAGCGAATACTCGCCCACACCGATTCCAGGTAAAAAAGGCTTGAGCGTGATACAAGTTGACGCCCAAGGTGATCAATACCTGGTCAAACTGAACAACAAAAAAGACCAACAAGCAGAACGCCACAGCGACCTCAAGCCCGTTGGTTACCACAACTGGGTACAAAACGACGGCTTACACTTGTGGACCTTTGTGCTGAATACCACCGGTGGCGGAGATTTATACCACCAAGGCAAAAACAAAAAAGTCACGAAAATTGAAGAAAACATCGGCCGCTCTTTTATCACAGATAAAAACCACACGGCCTTGTATTATGTAGACAAAAAAACCAAGCCTTGGCAGATTAAAACCCGCAAAAGTAAAAAAGGCAAAGCAACAAAAGTCATGGATTTGATTGCAGGCAGTGAAGACTTCACCTTAGACAGCAAAGGTAGATTCTGGACAGGCCAGGGTCAGAACCTATTTGTCAGTACCAACAAAAAGCACTGGACATTGATCAAACAATTTACTGATCCAAAGCAGGGTGACATCAGCCGAATCACCACAAACCCCAAAGGCAATCAGATTGCTGTTGTGATGCAAGAAGCCACTGGCGAAAACACAACAGAATGA
- the crcB gene encoding fluoride efflux transporter CrcB: MLNAYVLVALGGALGATARYGVNQIVVAIFDKPLVWATLLVNVVGCFFMGLVYSWLQSRPDISATLKPLLMVGFLGALTTWSAFSMETVLLIQNDEWLRALAYTLLTCIFCFTAFWLGLCLKN; encoded by the coding sequence ATGCTTAATGCTTATGTGTTAGTTGCATTAGGTGGTGCTTTGGGTGCAACAGCACGATATGGGGTCAACCAAATCGTGGTCGCGATTTTTGACAAACCGCTGGTTTGGGCGACTTTATTGGTTAATGTCGTCGGTTGTTTTTTCATGGGGTTGGTTTATTCATGGCTACAAAGTCGACCAGATATCAGTGCCACACTCAAGCCATTGTTGATGGTGGGATTCTTGGGCGCATTGACCACCTGGTCTGCCTTTTCTATGGAAACGGTACTGCTGATACAAAATGATGAATGGCTGCGCGCTTTGGCTTATACTTTGTTGACATGTATATTTTGCTTTACCGCATTTTGGCTGGGCCTTTGCCTAAAGAATTAA
- a CDS encoding replication-associated recombination protein A — MFESIFEPQAPLAELLRPTALDQVVGQSHLVSEGKPLSRLVAQKQLHSMLFWGPPGTGKTTLSKILSQSVDAQLINLSAVLAGVKDIRDAIVKAEAVLPKRTVLFVDEIHRFNKSQQDAFLPHLESGLITLIGATTENPSFALNNALLSRSKVYVLKAITSEDLMVLLKRSLSHEKLKGMQLSERQQKVLIQAADGDARKLLGLLEILSDYVLDGGVQDEDVALVTSGQTRRFDKGGDEFYEQISALHKCVRSSHPDAALYWLARMLDGGCDARYIARRVLRMASEEVGNADPRAMGLCLDAWQTYERLGSPEGDLALAHAVSYLASCPKSNAVYAAFKLATAAAKSGGTQPVPMHLRNAPTDLMKDQGYGQGYQYDHDSTDGIAYDQTGFPDAMGEQIYYQPVQQGLEKQISERLKFIRDKRVQALKAKGSSNA, encoded by the coding sequence TTGTTTGAATCCATATTTGAACCTCAAGCACCGTTAGCGGAATTATTGAGGCCCACTGCTTTAGACCAGGTAGTAGGTCAAAGCCATTTGGTCAGTGAAGGAAAACCTTTGTCTCGACTGGTGGCACAAAAACAGTTACATTCCATGTTGTTTTGGGGGCCGCCAGGTACCGGTAAAACCACTTTATCCAAAATCCTCAGTCAAAGTGTTGATGCACAGTTAATTAACCTGTCAGCTGTTTTGGCTGGTGTAAAAGACATACGAGATGCCATTGTTAAAGCAGAAGCTGTTCTGCCAAAAAGAACGGTGTTGTTTGTTGATGAGATACACAGGTTCAATAAATCTCAACAAGATGCTTTTTTACCGCACCTAGAAAGTGGCTTGATTACTTTGATTGGTGCCACCACAGAAAACCCCAGTTTTGCTTTGAACAATGCATTACTTTCACGAAGTAAAGTCTATGTCCTAAAAGCCATCACATCAGAAGACCTAATGGTGCTGTTAAAACGCAGTTTGTCTCATGAAAAACTCAAAGGCATGCAGCTTTCTGAGCGACAACAAAAGGTACTCATACAAGCCGCCGATGGTGATGCCAGAAAACTATTGGGTTTATTAGAAATTTTATCTGATTATGTGCTTGATGGGGGCGTTCAAGACGAAGATGTGGCATTGGTCACGTCGGGCCAAACACGACGTTTTGATAAAGGTGGTGACGAATTTTATGAGCAGATTTCTGCCTTGCACAAATGTGTCAGAAGTTCGCATCCCGATGCCGCCTTGTATTGGCTGGCAAGGATGTTAGATGGTGGTTGTGATGCACGTTATATTGCACGGCGTGTTCTGCGCATGGCATCAGAAGAAGTGGGTAATGCCGATCCACGTGCCATGGGTTTGTGTCTTGATGCATGGCAGACTTATGAGCGTTTGGGTTCGCCTGAAGGGGATTTGGCTTTAGCCCATGCCGTCAGCTATTTGGCATCTTGTCCCAAAAGTAATGCCGTTTATGCAGCTTTTAAATTAGCCACAGCAGCGGCCAAATCAGGTGGAACACAGCCTGTGCCGATGCACTTGCGAAATGCACCGACAGATTTGATGAAAGATCAAGGTTATGGTCAAGGGTACCAGTATGACCATGACAGTACCGACGGCATCGCATATGACCAAACCGGTTTTCCTGATGCCATGGGTGAACAAATTTATTATCAGCCTGTGCAGCAAGGTTTAGAAAAACAAATCAGTGAGCGGCTAAAATTCATCCGAGACAAAAGAGTGCAAGCACTGAAGGCCAAAGGAAGTTCAAATGCTTAA
- the lolA gene encoding outer membrane lipoprotein chaperone LolA — protein sequence MKKIKIVLILMWSFQLAAEAPQTDPQVLLAEVRDGLSTMRAEFTQFEVNEDNKHGEESHGLVWLKAPSQFRWHYKQPIEQLIIADGHKVWVYDEDLEQVTVKKQNNQLNPIYVIINKDLSNQHYNIKFETESNGTSWISLTPKKQSEEVKTVWLALKDKQLSQIKVVNHLDQTMIFEFHDSVKNPKLEDDLFQFSPPEGVDVIQAPSEQTGGEF from the coding sequence ATGAAAAAAATAAAAATCGTATTAATTTTGATGTGGAGTTTTCAATTAGCAGCTGAAGCACCGCAAACCGATCCGCAGGTATTGTTGGCAGAAGTTAGGGATGGATTATCAACCATGCGTGCGGAGTTTACACAGTTTGAAGTCAATGAAGACAACAAACATGGTGAAGAAAGTCACGGCTTGGTTTGGCTTAAAGCACCCAGTCAATTTCGTTGGCACTATAAACAACCCATTGAACAATTGATTATAGCTGATGGTCATAAAGTGTGGGTTTATGATGAAGACTTAGAACAAGTCACGGTAAAAAAACAAAATAACCAGCTTAACCCCATATACGTAATCATCAATAAAGATTTAAGCAATCAACATTACAACATCAAGTTTGAAACCGAGTCAAACGGTACTTCATGGATAAGCCTGACTCCAAAAAAACAATCTGAAGAAGTCAAAACAGTGTGGTTGGCTTTGAAAGACAAGCAATTATCTCAAATTAAAGTGGTCAATCATTTAGACCAAACCATGATATTCGAATTTCATGACAGTGTGAAAAATCCAAAATTAGAGGATGACCTGTTTCAGTTTTCACCACCTGAAGGTGTTGACGTTATTCAAGCGCCCAGTGAACAAACTGGCGGTGAGTTTTAA